A single region of the Deltaproteobacteria bacterium genome encodes:
- a CDS encoding enoyl-CoA hydratase-related protein, which translates to IPGSGGTQRLSRVVGLGKALELILTGSVIDAEEACRIGLVNKVVPRDGLMAAAEEYATAIATKAPVAVVFAKEAVREGYEMSLDDGLRLETDLSALLRTTSDVKEGARAFVEKRAPQWRGE; encoded by the coding sequence GATCCCCGGCAGCGGCGGCACCCAGCGCCTGTCGCGGGTGGTGGGGCTCGGCAAGGCGCTGGAGCTGATCCTCACGGGCAGCGTGATCGACGCGGAGGAAGCCTGCCGCATCGGTCTGGTGAACAAGGTGGTTCCCCGCGATGGCCTCATGGCCGCGGCCGAGGAGTACGCCACGGCCATTGCCACCAAGGCGCCGGTGGCCGTCGTCTTCGCCAAGGAGGCGGTGCGCGAGGGCTACGAGATGTCGCTGGACGACGGCCTGCGCCTGGAGACCGACCTCTCGGCGCTCCTGAGGACCACCTCGGACGTCAAGGAAGGTGCGCGGGCCTTCGTGGAGAAACGTGCACCCCAGTGGCGCGGAGAGTGA